One genomic region from Frateuria soli encodes:
- a CDS encoding ABC transporter permease — MSLLTAMRVEHRKLRRSLALVLALSVPLLIAVFLFFNLLRWHQARPWEQCMQMGAAIWAFFMLPMGVTALAVLVAQVEHGSRSWDHLRALPTPRWHLYLAKTAWVLGTVALMNLGVMAGSAAALYLAGRVEPLVAPQGPFDLAQYALLYARMYLSALLLVAVQLWLALRYASFVPALAAGIGGTFFAVVASSAKIGVVLPWQVPINLLASDPARARIALLWGFLGGLAALALMLAHLARREVRG; from the coding sequence ATGAGCCTGCTCACAGCGATGCGGGTGGAACACCGCAAGCTCCGTCGTTCACTGGCGCTGGTCCTGGCCCTGAGCGTGCCACTGCTGATCGCGGTGTTCCTGTTCTTCAATCTCCTGCGCTGGCACCAGGCGCGCCCATGGGAGCAATGCATGCAGATGGGCGCCGCGATCTGGGCGTTCTTCATGCTGCCGATGGGCGTCACCGCACTGGCCGTGCTCGTGGCACAGGTCGAACACGGATCACGCAGCTGGGATCACCTGCGCGCCCTGCCGACGCCACGCTGGCACCTGTATCTCGCCAAGACGGCATGGGTGCTGGGCACGGTTGCGCTGATGAATCTGGGCGTCATGGCGGGGAGCGCCGCGGCGCTTTACCTGGCCGGGCGCGTCGAGCCCCTGGTGGCACCGCAGGGACCGTTCGACCTGGCGCAGTACGCGTTGTTGTACGCGCGGATGTACCTCTCCGCATTGCTGCTGGTGGCCGTGCAACTGTGGCTTGCGCTGCGCTATGCGAGCTTCGTACCGGCACTGGCGGCGGGCATCGGCGGCACCTTCTTCGCCGTCGTGGCGAGCTCCGCGAAGATCGGCGTGGTGCTGCCCTGGCAGGTGCCGATCAACCTGTTGGCGAGCGACCCGGCGAGGGCCCGCATCGCGCTGCTATGGGGTTTCCTGG